One Brassica napus cultivar Da-Ae chromosome C2, Da-Ae, whole genome shotgun sequence DNA window includes the following coding sequences:
- the LOC106355712 gene encoding uncharacterized protein LOC106355712: MKTVAKVRAVKSQINHATRTTPEIDLLLEESRKMPFTTRITETRVSNPGKIKAFHIAIVRAKFRESERYASGCRLFVENLRGAELEWFSRLRQNSIGSFRLLASEFFKQYFTLIDRETSDVVLWSMSQGEDESLRDFMKQRWITLDKPRTIQDALHKATNYIIIEEETKVLSQKLRLTKTSSKDPRSDQKSKKKNPPNDKNVHHGEEETHGAHNYAINAGSEQGRMTSNTCTQNLNYDENAFCDFNQARGHSTVNCKVLGTRLAAKLLAGEIAEVSSVKDLVRDSDRPPRNDKPPQTENSLQGNQSGEKRGRRQDDKGNDNSRRIVNLIIRRFAILQ; this comes from the exons ATGAAAACGGTTGCAAAAGTTAGAGCAGTGAAATCTCAGATCAATCACGCTACTCGCACCACACCCGAGATCGATCTACTGCTCGAGGAATCTCGAAAAATGCCATTCACTACTCGCATCACCGAAACTAGGGTTTCGAATCCTGGAAAGATCAAG GCTTTCCATATTGCGATTGTGAGAGCCAAGTttagagaaagtgaaagatatGCGAGCGGATGCCGcctcttcgtcgaaaacctcCGAGGAGCAGAACTCGAGTGGTTCTCTCGCCTAAGGCAaaattccatcggaagtttccgcctACTCGCCTCGGAGTTTTTTAAGCAGTACTTTACGCTCATAGATCGAGAAACCTCCGATGTCGTTCTCTGGAGCATGTCCCAGGGAGAGGACGAATCTCTCCGTGACTTCATGAAACA GAGGTGGATAACTTTGGATAAGCCGCGTACGATCCAAGACGCGCTCCATAAAGCCACGAACTACATAATCATCGAAGAAGAGACAAAAGTCTTGTCGCAAAAGCTGAGGCTGACGAAGACATCGTCAAAGGATCCTAGGTCGGATCAGAAGTCTAAAAAGAAAAACCCTCCGAACGACAAAAACGTCCATCACGGGGAAGAAGAGACCCATGGAGCGCATAACTACGCCATCAACGCCGGATCAGAGCAAGGCCGGATGACGAGCAATACATGTACCCAAAATCTAAATTACGACGAGAACGCCTTCTGCGACTTTAACCAGGCCCGCGGCCACTCGACTGTAAACTGCAAAGTTCTCGGCACTAGGTTGGCCGCGAAGCTGCTCGCGGGAGAAATCGCCGAAGTGTCTAGCGTAAAAGATCTCGTCCGTGATTCAGACCGCCCTCCAAGAAACGATAAGCCCCCTCAAACGGAGAACTCTCTCCAAGGGAACCAATCGGGAGAAAAACGTGGGAGGAGGCAGGACGACAAGGGCAACGACAATAGTCGCCGCATAGTTAATTTGATCATCCGAAGATTCGCAATACTGCAGTGA